One stretch of Anolis carolinensis isolate JA03-04 chromosome 3, rAnoCar3.1.pri, whole genome shotgun sequence DNA includes these proteins:
- the b3gnt5 gene encoding lactosylceramide 1,3-N-acetyl-beta-D-glucosaminyltransferase, which produces MYVYPRRVRRCQIVPLFATCFLLCLMIFWGPLDESNIVGHMKSYSYRYLINSYSFVNESLSVNRDSLERGTGYQYLINHKEKCQGQDVLLLLFVKTAPQNYHRRDAIRQTWGNEKYVHYYLRTNIKTLFVLGQPSNLTQRDQQQRRLQAEDKMYGDLIQQDFLDTFYNLTHKLLLQFSWVNKFCPHAKFVMSADDDIFIHMPNLVAYLQNLAQIGVQNLWIGRVHRGAPPVRDKKSKYYVPYDMYPWLAYPDYTAGAAYVISSDVAAKVYEASLTLNSSLYIDDVFMGLCANKMGIVPQHHLFFSGEGKAPYHPCIYNKMMTSHGHVEDLHYLWKQATDPKVKNVSSGIWGTVYCRIVNIMLLCKLYYQDTYPCLAAFS; this is translated from the coding sequence ATGTATGTTTATCCAAGAAGAGTTAGAAGATGCCAAATTGTGCCGCTGTTTGCCACTTGCTTTTTACTTTGTCTCATGATTTTTTGGGGACCACTTGATGAGAGTAATATTGTGGGCCACATGAAATCTTATTCCTACAGATACCTCATAAATAGCTATAGTTTTGTGAATGAAAGCCTGTCTGTTAACAGAGATAGTCTGGAAAGAGGAACAGGCTATCAATACTTGATCAATCACAAGGAGAAATGTCAAGGGCAAGATGTCCTCCTCTTGCTGTTTGTGAAGACTGCACCTCAAAATTACCACCGGAGAGATGCAATTCGACAGACGTGGGGTAATGAAAAGTATGTCCATTACTATCTTAGGACCAACATAAAGACCCTCTTTGTATTGGGGCAGCCAAGCAACCTTACACAGAGAGACCAACAGCAAAGAAGGCTCCAGGCAGAAGACAAGATGTATGGTGACCTGATTCAGCAAGACTTCTTGGATACCTTTTACAATCTTACTCATAAGTTACTCTTACAATTCAGTTGGGTAAATAAGTTTTGCCCTCATGCCAAGTTTGTTATGTCAGCAGATGATGATATATTTATTCACATGCCAAACCTTGTTGCTTACCTCCAAAATCTAGCACAAATTGGTGTTCAGAATCTTTGGATTGGACGTGTTCATCGAGGAGCACCTCCCGTAAGAGATAAGAAGAGCAAATACTATGTTCCATATGACATGTATCCTTGGCTTGCTTATCCTGATTATACAGCAGGAGCTGCATATGTGATATCGAGTGACGTAGCAGCTAAAGTATACGAAGCCTCACTGACTCTGAATTCAAGCCTATATATAGATGATGTTTTCATGGGTCTCTGTGCCAACAAAATGGGAATTGTTCCACAACATCATCTGTTTTTTTCTGGGGAAGGAAAAGCTCCATATCATCCTTGTATTTACAACAAAATGATGACCTCTCATGGACATGTAGAAGACCTTCACTATCTTTGGAAGCAAGCTACAGATCCCAAAGTGAAAAACGTTTCATCTGGCATTTGGGGTACAGTATATTGCAGAATAGTTAACATTATGCTTCTTTGCAAATTATACTATCAGGACACCTATCCTTGTTTAGCTGCATTCTCCTAA